GAAAAAAGATTGATAATTACCGTTTGTATATATATAATATAAGTTATACAAATGGTAATTTATGGAGAGGTGATATGTTGAATACAAAAAATCAAACTTAAAAATGATGCTATTAAAAAATAAATCAAAAAAGTAATAAAAATATTAAAAATAAATCCTATAATACATTTATTTGAAGAAAATATAAAGCTAAGTTTATAAGAAAAGAGTTATGTATGTTGTAAAAATATTGAGTTTTAATATAAGTGATTTGGATAAAATTTTTTATTAATACAATTACCAAATGTATAAATTAACATATGAAAGGTGGTAAGTATAAGTTTTACTAAATGAAATATATTATATAATGGTATTGGAATAATTAACAGATGATTTACCATGGAAATAAAAAAAGAATTAATTAGTAAGTATTTTAGAATTAAAGGAATTGCCAAAAGAGAAAGATGGTATATAAGCATGTAATGGTAAAAGTTTTAATTATGTCAAAATAGTATATAACAAGGAAATGACTTTAAAACAAATTAAATATATTGGAGAGGTTGAAATGATAATAATTAGAAACCAGGATAAAACTAATTTAATGAAAGTTAGTAAAATTGAAATAAATGATAATCAAATATATGTAACATTTGAAGATATGTCTAATACTAGGAAGATAGGAGATTACGAAAGTAAAGAGAGAGCAATACAAGTATTAGATAAGATACAAAATTTTATTGAGAATGGCACTAAATATGATTATATAACTTCCAATAAAGTTAGATGTAATGTAAATCGAATATTTCAAATGCCAATTAAATAAGGCTATTATATTAGGCTGTTCAGATTTAAAAATTATTTTAATAATTTTGTTGAAAGCAATTATAATTAAAAATTATTTTTGCAACAATCAAGCAAAAAAGTGAAGATAGGTATTATCGATAAGATAAAAAGTTATTTTTAAATATATTAAAAAATAAAATACCCTATTCTTAAGGTAATAAGGATGGGTATTTTATTTGTACATAAATATTAAAGTAAAATGTAAAGCTAATAGATACATTAAATTATCTAATAAGTGATATAAAAATTATACAACAGAAATTCTCCTAAGACAGCTAACATTAAGTATATAATAGCTTCATTTTTAGGAAGGTTAATAATTTTTCTATTTGTATCATCAGATTCAATAGCAATTTCATCTTGAACAGTTTGTTCATATCTGTGTTTAAAGATAATCTTTTTAGATATATAATTAAATAAATTATCTATACATATCCATATGAAATACCCCAAAATAGCACCTAGAGTATTCATCATCAAATCATCAATATCGGTAGTTCTATGATTGAATAATTGACAAATCTCAATTGCTAATGAAAAGCTTAGCCCAGTATATAATATACTAATAAAATTTCTAAATCTTTCCCAAATTAAAGGAAGTAAAAATCCTAAAGGCATAAACATGATGATGTTTAGAATGTAAGTTAAAGCACCACTTGAACTAAATGGAATTAAATTTATTTCATCTAGTCTAATAATTTCACCATATCTACCTATATCCCATATACTTCCAATACCTGCTTTACTAAGTGCTAAGTAAATATAAAATAAAAAAACATAGACCCATATTAGATGTGTTATTAAATTCCTCTTTTCTTTTAAATTTACTTTTCTTATAACAATTATTTGGTATATTAAACAAGGTAATATTGCACAAAATAACGGATAAAGTGTCCACATAATTGTAATTTATCTCCCTTCAAAATTTATATTTTTAACCTCATAAATACTATCTTTATTGTAATCTTTAAAAATAAACTTTTCTTTAATAAAACCTTAAAAATTTATTAACTTATAAAAATAAATTATGTATCTTTGTGATGCTTATAAAATAAAATTTTCTGCATCCAATATGTAAATATTTAAAAATTTTATCAGATGCATAAATATTATAAATATATGGAAATAATAATAGTATATATTGGTAAAATAGGAGGAATTGTATGAAATGGATTAAATGGTATAGTATTACATGTATATGTATTTTTGCTCTTATAACTTTTTTTATGTTAATATTTCCTAATAAAGTAAAAATGCTTGATGCTTCATCTGCATATAGTCTTATTGAAAGAAAAGTACCAAATGATGCTGTATATCAAGGGTACAAGAAGAATCAAATTGATGGGACTACTACAATTTATTATAATTATAATAATTCAACTCATGTAGTGAGATTATCACACCCCGAATATAATTCGAGAGCGATTAACTGGGATAAAGTTTCAAATATTATATTTGATTAACTCAAAATAATCTTTATTATTTTGAAAATTTATTGTATATTTTAATTAAGGGAGATAAGGTAATTATTTTATGTTGGATTGGAGAAATAGATTATGAAAAATGTCAAAGAATTACTTCCAAAAGATAAGTTTGACAACAGTAATATTGAAAAACTAAAATTATTATCTGATGAAGAAATAAGACCTATATGCCCTAGGC
This sequence is a window from Clostridioides difficile. Protein-coding genes within it:
- a CDS encoding VanZ family protein; translation: MWTLYPLFCAILPCLIYQIIVIRKVNLKEKRNLITHLIWVYVFLFYIYLALSKAGIGSIWDIGRYGEIIRLDEINLIPFSSSGALTYILNIIMFMPLGFLLPLIWERFRNFISILYTGLSFSLAIEICQLFNHRTTDIDDLMMNTLGAILGYFIWICIDNLFNYISKKIIFKHRYEQTVQDEIAIESDDTNRKIINLPKNEAIIYLMLAVLGEFLLYNFYITY